In the genome of Bacteroidota bacterium, one region contains:
- a CDS encoding T9SS type A sorting domain-containing protein, with protein sequence MKHISFFNRQLLSPIVLILFILPTFLSSFAQQAKESSLDLSQENSPAKTWKISKLDSIKLGSIPKLEISEAYRNLKTTLPYSVDNSQEIFFRPLFNDVAFECGQGSGVGVLFTYEMNFTRNVPGNITQNQYPTHFVYNFHNNGQTYEGASYFDSWEILQQLGTPTVDEYGGMHIGTSSQTNKIWVSGYEMYYNAMRNRILDMYAINVDSESGLEDLKSWLYDHANGSSAGGVANFYSTYQGTGSMSTLPAGTEEAGKWVITNWSSSNHGMVIVGYNDSIRHDYNNDGIYTNDIDQNGDGNVDMKDWEIGGVIIANTYSNPGGNSWANQGFAYVMYRTLALPYLSGGIWSNVVHVITCKETCEAQLTMKVTIKHDSRNKLKISAGISSDTTANEPEHILDFTFFNYFGGDYHMLGGSTEADKTMEFGLDITPLLNEIGSGEKAKYFLLIDEDDPSNNGTGQINNFSVIDYTNGVVETECPNTFYPFNENDLTSLSVVASVNYNEVEIADSTIPAAVVNDPYSHQLTATGGTPPYRWDLDYQFTEIDSTQSFPMISSQQISTSSTDDGWAMKVLDFEFPYYGEKYDTIFVHNDGFIMFRDESIEWIYDKSLELMFTFHKCIAPYFCDLKYSGSNGIWYEGNSNSATFRWNAYVSGQSGSEVNFAAKLFPSGDIEFYYGDISLSSNEIWYAGLSKGDKRIYQTIDVSNTFSPSPNYMVKLISPKFPIELKLSHDGIYEGTVLQEYMPTEIMFKTTDNNGIEATKSMFFMTSGMNNVIITNYSIVSGDNEIIEFGENAQLSIDLLNIETVEFTNAEMIVTTNDQFVTMTDSFETIGTISPLATLNLNNAFAFDIDDFIPDNHEIEFNTQIITSQDTFESTLNMLAYAPEISPTAIIVDDYGNGMLDPGETSDIKVVINNSGGAKLISPLALISTYDPYISINNNTDNLIELDGWTNDTVTFNISADALTPISHIVDFNLLVTGNNQYTTNEDLSLMVGSVGETYETADFSQFDWVFGGNSFWFITTDTVYEGTYAVRSGYISHNQDSYFSLEIDVLTGGEISFYKKVSSEWDANTNFDYLSFSIDGYEKGRWDGELAWSYESFTISAGMHTLKWNYHKDGSVSEGSDCAWIDNITFPTINYTFGALALNTSASDTQICLGDETQLLSYVDGGTGNYTYLWTPAYGLSDPTIANPTASPSVETDYTLLVDDGTNIINSTITISVVEKPETPTIYQSDDMLFSSALTGNQWYNEFGEILGANDIYYSTLETGNYYVIVTSTEGCNSDTSDIYFLIHSGVYLIKNENIVSVFPNPFKEETKICFTLKKSANVNLEIFDIEGRLVKTILNNRTLEKQDHSFSWNCKNNSGNKIDPAIYYYRLSINNKIYNGKLVLLN encoded by the coding sequence ATGAAACATATATCATTCTTCAACAGACAATTATTAAGTCCCATCGTTTTGATTTTGTTTATCCTACCGACATTTTTAAGCAGTTTTGCTCAGCAAGCTAAAGAAAGTTCTTTGGATTTAAGCCAAGAAAACTCACCGGCTAAAACATGGAAAATTTCAAAATTAGATTCTATAAAATTAGGCAGTATTCCAAAGTTGGAAATATCTGAAGCATACAGAAATCTGAAAACTACTCTTCCATATTCGGTTGATAATTCTCAGGAAATATTTTTCAGACCATTGTTCAATGATGTTGCTTTCGAATGTGGGCAGGGTAGCGGAGTAGGAGTTCTTTTTACTTACGAAATGAATTTTACGAGAAACGTACCAGGGAATATTACTCAAAATCAATATCCTACACATTTTGTTTACAATTTTCATAATAATGGACAAACTTACGAAGGAGCAAGCTATTTTGATAGTTGGGAAATTCTACAACAACTCGGCACACCTACTGTAGATGAATATGGTGGAATGCACATAGGCACCAGCAGTCAAACTAATAAAATTTGGGTATCAGGATATGAAATGTATTACAATGCAATGAGAAACCGAATTCTTGATATGTATGCAATAAATGTTGATTCAGAATCAGGATTAGAAGATTTGAAATCGTGGCTCTATGACCATGCAAATGGATCCTCTGCAGGTGGTGTTGCTAACTTTTATTCAACTTATCAGGGAACTGGTTCTATGAGTACTTTGCCGGCAGGAACAGAAGAAGCTGGCAAGTGGGTAATTACAAATTGGAGCTCATCTAATCATGGAATGGTTATAGTCGGATATAATGATTCTATTCGACACGATTATAATAATGATGGAATTTATACCAACGATATTGACCAGAATGGTGATGGAAATGTTGATATGAAAGACTGGGAAATTGGAGGAGTAATAATTGCAAATACTTATTCTAATCCAGGCGGAAATTCTTGGGCAAATCAAGGCTTTGCATATGTAATGTACAGAACACTAGCTTTGCCATATTTAAGTGGCGGAATTTGGAGCAATGTTGTGCATGTTATTACCTGCAAAGAAACTTGCGAAGCACAATTAACCATGAAAGTTACAATAAAGCACGATTCCAGAAATAAACTTAAAATATCTGCAGGAATTTCCTCAGATACAACTGCAAATGAGCCTGAACATATTCTTGATTTTACCTTCTTTAATTATTTTGGTGGCGATTATCATATGTTGGGAGGAAGCACCGAAGCGGACAAAACTATGGAATTTGGCTTAGATATTACGCCATTGTTAAATGAAATTGGAAGCGGCGAAAAAGCCAAATATTTCCTTCTAATTGATGAAGATGATCCTTCAAATAATGGCACAGGCCAGATTAACAATTTTTCTGTAATTGATTATACTAATGGAGTTGTTGAAACTGAATGCCCAAACACATTTTATCCTTTTAATGAGAATGATCTTACCAGCTTGTCTGTTGTAGCTTCAGTAAATTATAATGAAGTAGAAATTGCTGACAGCACAATTCCTGCAGCAGTTGTAAACGACCCATATTCTCACCAATTGACAGCTACAGGAGGCACTCCTCCATACAGATGGGATTTAGATTACCAATTTACTGAAATTGATTCTACTCAGAGTTTTCCTATGATAAGTTCTCAACAAATAAGCACAAGTAGCACCGATGATGGTTGGGCAATGAAAGTTCTTGATTTTGAATTTCCTTATTATGGAGAAAAATATGATACAATTTTTGTTCACAATGATGGATTTATTATGTTTAGAGATGAATCTATAGAGTGGATTTATGATAAAAGCCTGGAACTTATGTTTACATTTCATAAATGTATTGCTCCGTATTTTTGCGATCTGAAATATTCAGGCTCTAACGGAATATGGTACGAAGGAAATTCAAATAGTGCAACTTTCAGATGGAATGCCTATGTGAGCGGGCAATCTGGTTCAGAGGTGAATTTTGCTGCAAAACTTTTTCCATCCGGAGATATAGAATTTTATTATGGCGATATTTCGTTATCGAGCAATGAAATTTGGTATGCCGGACTTTCAAAAGGCGATAAAAGAATATATCAAACAATTGATGTCTCAAATACATTTAGCCCAAGTCCGAATTATATGGTGAAGCTGATTTCTCCAAAATTTCCGATAGAGTTAAAACTTTCTCACGATGGAATTTATGAAGGAACAGTTTTGCAAGAGTATATGCCTACCGAAATTATGTTTAAAACAACTGATAATAATGGAATAGAGGCTACAAAAAGTATGTTTTTTATGACTTCTGGAATGAACAATGTCATAATTACAAATTATTCAATAGTTTCTGGAGATAATGAAATTATAGAATTTGGTGAAAATGCACAATTATCTATCGATCTTCTAAATATTGAAACAGTTGAATTTACCAATGCAGAAATGATTGTTACAACAAACGACCAGTTTGTTACTATGACTGATAGTTTTGAAACAATTGGAACAATTTCGCCTTTGGCAACATTAAATTTAAATAATGCTTTTGCCTTTGATATAGACGATTTTATACCTGATAATCATGAAATTGAATTTAATACCCAAATAATTACCAGTCAGGATACTTTCGAAAGTACTTTGAATATGTTAGCTTATGCTCCTGAAATAAGCCCTACGGCAATCATAGTAGATGATTATGGAAATGGCATGTTAGATCCGGGTGAAACTTCTGATATAAAAGTAGTAATTAATAATTCTGGGGGAGCCAAATTAATATCTCCATTAGCACTAATCTCAACCTACGATCCATATATAAGTATTAACAACAACACTGATAACTTGATTGAATTAGATGGATGGACAAACGATACTGTAACTTTTAATATTAGTGCTGATGCCTTAACTCCAATTTCGCATATAGTTGATTTTAATCTTTTGGTTACAGGCAATAATCAATATACAACCAACGAAGACTTGTCATTGATGGTTGGATCGGTAGGTGAAACTTATGAAACTGCCGATTTCTCGCAATTCGATTGGGTTTTTGGCGGAAACTCTTTCTGGTTCATAACTACAGATACTGTCTATGAAGGAACTTATGCAGTTCGTTCTGGCTATATTTCACATAATCAAGATTCTTATTTTAGTTTAGAGATTGATGTTTTGACAGGTGGAGAAATTAGCTTTTACAAAAAAGTTTCCAGCGAATGGGATGCCAATACAAATTTCGATTATCTTTCATTTAGCATTGACGGATACGAAAAGGGACGTTGGGATGGCGAACTTGCATGGAGTTACGAAAGCTTTACAATTTCGGCAGGAATGCATACTTTAAAATGGAACTATCATAAAGATGGGTCAGTGAGCGAAGGTTCTGATTGTGCCTGGATCGATAACATTACTTTTCCTACTATAAATTATACTTTTGGAGCCTTGGCATTAAATACAAGTGCTAGCGACACACAAATTTGCTTAGGAGACGAAACTCAACTGCTTTCTTATGTTGATGGCGGAACAGGTAATTACACCTATTTGTGGACACCTGCATATGGCTTAAGCGATCCTACCATTGCTAATCCTACAGCAAGTCCTTCTGTTGAAACAGACTATACTTTGTTGGTTGACGATGGCACGAACATCATTAATTCAACAATTACAATCTCAGTTGTTGAAAAACCTGAAACACCTACAATTTATCAATCAGATGATATGTTATTTTCAAGTGCACTTACGGGAAATCAGTGGTACAACGAATTTGGCGAAATTTTGGGAGCTAATGATATTTATTATTCGACCTTAGAAACCGGAAATTATTATGTAATTGTAACAAGCACCGAAGGTTGTAATTCCGATACTTCTGACATTTATTTTCTAATTCATTCGGGAGTTTATTTAATTAAAAATGAAAATATAGTTTCTGTTTTCCCAAATCCATTTAAAGAAGAAACTAAAATTTGTTTTACTCTGAAAAAATCTGCAAATGTAAATCTCGAAATTTTCGATATAGAAGGACGATTAGTTAAAACAATTCTTAATAATCGAACTTTAGAAAAGCAAGATCATTCATTTTCATGGAATTGCAAAAACAATTCGGGCAACAAAATTGATCCGGCAATCTATTATTACAGACTTAGCATTAACAACAAAATTTATAATGGAAAACTTGTTTTGTTGAACTAA
- a CDS encoding aromatic amino acid lyase, which produces MKIINYIKNISILDIESILINNEKIEIDSESMDYVGSSYNFLVEFSKNKIIYGINTGFGPMAQYKIDTKDLKELQYNLIRSHAAGAGEKIPDLYVKAVMLVRLRAIVQGKSGIHPSCVKLLQELINKNIYPHIPEHGGVGASGDLVQLSHLALVLIGEGEVTYNGKLYQSKEIFEQKKLKPITVNLREGISLINGTSVMTGIGLINIIKAKQLLNWSLVASAMLNEIVESFDDHFSFELNKIKKHTGQQYIAKVLNNILKDSRLITRRVDHFYNNNIEDRFFKRKVQEYYSLRCLPQILGAVHDTIIHAEKVVVDETNSVSDNPIVDLETENVYHGGNFHGDYVSLEMDKLKLATTRISMLAERQLAFLMNPRLNEKLPPFVNLGKLGLNLGMQGVQFTATSTVAENQTLSNSMYVHSITTNNDNQDIVSMGTNSALLSKKVIDNAFQVQAIQIIAILQAIDYLKIKDKMSSITSNIYNSLRKIVPVFVEDSPKYKEIERLSNYLFETKIELPK; this is translated from the coding sequence TTGAAAATAATAAATTATATAAAAAATATTTCAATCTTAGATATAGAATCTATTTTAATCAATAATGAAAAAATTGAAATTGACTCTGAATCTATGGATTATGTAGGAAGCAGTTATAATTTTCTTGTTGAGTTTTCCAAAAATAAAATTATTTATGGGATAAACACTGGTTTTGGACCAATGGCTCAATACAAAATCGACACAAAAGATTTAAAAGAGCTTCAATATAACTTAATAAGAAGTCATGCAGCCGGTGCAGGAGAAAAAATTCCTGATTTATATGTTAAAGCAGTTATGTTAGTTCGTTTACGAGCAATTGTTCAGGGTAAATCAGGAATACATCCTTCCTGCGTAAAACTCCTTCAAGAACTTATCAATAAAAACATATATCCGCATATTCCCGAACATGGAGGGGTTGGAGCAAGTGGAGATTTGGTTCAATTGTCTCATCTTGCTTTAGTTTTGATAGGTGAAGGTGAGGTTACTTACAATGGGAAACTGTACCAATCTAAAGAAATATTCGAACAAAAAAAACTAAAACCCATTACTGTTAATTTGCGAGAAGGAATTTCTTTAATAAATGGAACTTCGGTTATGACCGGTATTGGTCTGATTAATATAATTAAAGCCAAACAATTATTAAATTGGTCGTTAGTGGCATCTGCCATGTTGAACGAAATTGTAGAATCATTTGATGATCATTTTAGTTTTGAACTGAACAAAATAAAAAAACATACCGGTCAGCAATACATAGCTAAAGTTCTGAATAATATTTTAAAAGATAGCCGGCTTATTACTCGAAGAGTTGATCATTTTTACAACAACAATATTGAAGACAGATTTTTTAAAAGAAAAGTCCAGGAGTATTATTCTTTGCGTTGTTTGCCACAAATATTAGGTGCTGTTCACGATACAATTATTCATGCTGAAAAAGTAGTTGTTGATGAAACAAATTCGGTAAGCGACAATCCTATTGTAGATTTAGAAACTGAAAATGTATATCATGGTGGCAATTTTCATGGCGATTATGTTTCTTTAGAAATGGATAAATTGAAATTAGCTACTACAAGAATTTCTATGCTTGCCGAAAGACAGTTGGCATTTCTCATGAATCCACGATTAAATGAAAAACTTCCACCCTTTGTAAATCTCGGAAAACTTGGATTAAATTTAGGAATGCAAGGAGTTCAATTTACTGCAACATCTACTGTTGCCGAAAATCAAACTTTATCAAATTCGATGTATGTCCATAGTATAACTACTAATAACGACAATCAAGATATTGTCAGTATGGGGACAAACTCTGCTTTGCTCTCAAAAAAAGTAATCGACAATGCTTTTCAAGTTCAAGCCATTCAAATAATTGCTATACTTCAAGCTATTGATTATCTTAAAATCAAAGATAAAATGTCATCAATCACATCAAATATTTATAATTCTTTAAGAAAGATTGTTCCTGTATTTGTTGAGGATTCACCAAAATACAAAGAAATTGAAAGATTAAGTAATTATTTGTTTGAAACAAAAATTGAATTGCCAAAATAA
- a CDS encoding acyl carrier protein → MNRTDIENIVNEFLIDEFEIEEDEITGEAHLMKDLGIESLDFVDIVVIIEKEFNFKVKREDLTDVKTLNNLYDYIEKYMN, encoded by the coding sequence ATGAATAGAACTGATATAGAAAACATTGTTAATGAGTTTTTAATCGATGAATTCGAAATCGAAGAAGATGAAATAACTGGTGAAGCTCATCTAATGAAAGACTTGGGAATAGAAAGTCTCGATTTTGTTGATATTGTTGTGATTATAGAAAAAGAGTTTAATTTTAAAGTTAAACGTGAAGATCTAACTGATGTAAAAACCCTTAATAATCTTTATGATTATATTGAAAAATATATGAATTAG
- a CDS encoding lipid A biosynthesis acyltransferase — protein MTSWSGKSRGGKFGYTFFIALLKFTNIRLTYFFIKFVALYFLIVSDKTSSKYYFRKILAFNNLKTIVSIYKNYCLLGEVLIDKISVLAGFKDKFTFDFDGEEFLIQIVNEKRGCLLIGAHMGNWEVAGQLLERLDTKINIVLYESEHQKIEELLEKNMVKKNANIIPIKDDFSHLYKIKDAFLNNEIVVMHGDRFLPGTSTVIMDFMNRSAQFPTGPLYLASKNNVPVSYVYALKKSATHYHFYATKGKIYPYPAKIKTRRQELKIMVKDYVLSLESIIEKYPLQWFNYYPFWEEEKNN, from the coding sequence ATGACATCTTGGTCTGGAAAATCGCGAGGCGGAAAATTCGGCTATACATTTTTTATTGCTTTATTAAAATTTACAAACATTAGACTTACATATTTTTTTATAAAATTTGTAGCATTGTATTTTTTAATAGTATCAGACAAAACATCTAGTAAGTATTATTTCCGAAAAATTTTAGCGTTTAATAACTTAAAAACCATAGTTAGTATCTATAAAAACTACTGCCTTCTTGGCGAAGTTCTTATTGATAAAATCTCCGTTTTAGCTGGTTTTAAAGACAAGTTTACATTTGATTTTGATGGAGAAGAGTTTCTGATACAAATAGTTAATGAAAAAAGAGGGTGTTTACTTATTGGTGCTCATATGGGCAATTGGGAAGTTGCCGGACAACTTTTAGAGAGATTAGATACAAAAATAAATATTGTATTGTATGAATCCGAACATCAAAAAATAGAAGAGTTGCTTGAGAAAAATATGGTAAAAAAAAATGCTAATATCATTCCTATTAAAGATGATTTTTCGCACTTATATAAAATCAAGGACGCTTTCCTTAATAACGAAATAGTAGTTATGCACGGAGACAGGTTTTTGCCCGGCACAAGCACAGTTATTATGGATTTTATGAATCGTTCGGCTCAATTTCCGACGGGACCATTATATTTAGCAAGCAAAAATAATGTTCCGGTTTCGTATGTTTACGCATTAAAAAAATCGGCAACTCATTATCATTTTTACGCAACAAAAGGAAAAATTTATCCTTATCCTGCAAAAATTAAAACGAGAAGACAGGAACTAAAAATTATGGTAAAAGATTATGTTTTATCTCTCGAATCAATAATTGAAAAATATCCACTACAGTGGTTCAACTATTATCCTTTTTGGGAAGAAGAAAAAAATAATTAA
- a CDS encoding beta-ketoacyl-[acyl-carrier-protein] synthase family protein, which translates to MNRVVITGSGIYSTIGKNLQEVKTSLYNGKSGIGIDPRRKEFGFRSSLTGIIDEPNLKGILPRRMRIGLSEQGKYAYVATMEALKNANIDMDFLEKNEVGILYGNDSSSIPVIDAIDIVRQKKDTTLIGSGSIFQSMNSTITMNLSVILKLRGINFTISGACASSSHAIGIAYLLIKQGLQDIIICGGGQEVNAESMGSFDGLSAFSIREDAPTKASRPFDRDRDGLVPSGGAATVVVESLESALRRGANIIGEIKGYGFSSNGDHISVPNVEGPIRSLQRCIKDAHLSLKEIDYVNAHATSTPVGDMNEAKALDTVFGKHKPPISSTKSLTGHEMWMGGASEVIYSLLMMQNNFIVPTINLENIDESAKNLNLLKETKTAKIDTFLSNSFGFGGTNSTLIISKY; encoded by the coding sequence ATGAATAGAGTTGTTATTACAGGATCAGGAATTTATTCTACAATTGGTAAAAATTTGCAAGAAGTTAAAACCTCACTATATAATGGGAAATCAGGCATTGGAATAGACCCGAGAAGAAAAGAATTTGGTTTTCGTTCTTCGCTTACAGGTATTATTGACGAGCCAAACTTAAAAGGAATTCTCCCAAGAAGAATGCGTATAGGACTTTCTGAGCAAGGAAAATATGCATATGTTGCAACAATGGAAGCTTTAAAAAATGCAAATATTGATATGGATTTTTTAGAGAAAAATGAAGTTGGTATTTTGTATGGAAACGACAGTTCTTCTATCCCGGTAATAGATGCAATAGACATTGTAAGACAAAAAAAGGATACAACATTGATAGGTTCTGGTTCAATTTTTCAATCGATGAATTCTACAATCACAATGAATTTATCGGTAATTCTTAAATTGAGAGGAATAAATTTCACAATTAGTGGTGCTTGTGCCAGCAGTTCTCACGCAATAGGTATTGCTTATTTATTAATAAAACAAGGGCTTCAAGACATAATAATTTGTGGAGGTGGTCAAGAAGTAAATGCCGAATCAATGGGAAGTTTCGATGGTTTAAGTGCTTTTTCAATTAGAGAAGATGCACCCACAAAAGCTTCAAGGCCCTTTGACAGAGATCGTGATGGACTTGTTCCAAGTGGTGGTGCTGCAACGGTAGTTGTAGAAAGTCTCGAATCGGCTTTACGAAGAGGTGCCAATATTATAGGAGAAATTAAAGGGTATGGTTTTTCCTCAAATGGCGATCATATATCTGTACCAAATGTAGAAGGACCTATAAGGTCTTTGCAACGATGTATAAAAGATGCACATCTATCTTTGAAAGAAATTGATTATGTAAATGCTCATGCAACTTCCACACCTGTAGGTGATATGAATGAAGCAAAAGCATTAGATACCGTTTTTGGAAAACACAAACCACCGATAAGTTCTACAAAATCATTGACCGGACATGAAATGTGGATGGGTGGTGCAAGCGAGGTAATATATTCTCTATTAATGATGCAAAACAACTTTATTGTACCTACTATAAACCTTGAGAATATTGATGAGTCTGCAAAAAATCTGAATTTATTAAAAGAAACAAAAACTGCTAAAATTGACACTTTTCTTTCAAACTCATTTGGATTTGGAGGAACTAATTCAACATTAATAATTTCAAAATATTAA
- the fabG gene encoding 3-oxoacyl-ACP reductase FabG — MKYALVTGGSRGIGKAISIKLAQDGFYVLINFKANIEEATDTLNTIKLNGGNGELLQFDVSNPQDIENVLGSWLENNSDKLIEVLVNNAGITKDNLMVFMSDEEWKSVISTNQDSFFFVTRLLLKNMLVNKCGKIVNVVSLSGQKGLPGQVNYSAAKGAVIAATKTLAMEVGKKKVTVNAVAPGFIKTDMTKDFDEKELKKLIPLKRFGEVEEVAEVVSFLASVKASYITGEIISVNGGMHS, encoded by the coding sequence ATGAAATACGCATTAGTAACAGGAGGTTCACGAGGTATTGGAAAAGCAATTTCAATAAAATTAGCACAAGATGGTTTTTATGTTTTAATAAATTTCAAAGCTAATATTGAAGAAGCCACAGACACTTTGAACACAATAAAATTGAATGGCGGAAATGGAGAATTATTGCAGTTTGATGTTTCAAATCCTCAAGACATTGAAAATGTTTTAGGCAGTTGGCTTGAAAATAATAGCGATAAATTAATAGAAGTTTTAGTAAATAATGCCGGTATTACCAAAGACAATTTGATGGTATTTATGTCTGATGAAGAGTGGAAAAGTGTAATCTCCACAAATCAGGATAGTTTTTTCTTTGTAACTCGTTTGCTCTTGAAAAATATGCTTGTAAACAAATGTGGAAAAATTGTTAATGTTGTATCACTATCAGGACAGAAAGGACTACCGGGGCAAGTAAATTATTCTGCCGCAAAAGGAGCAGTAATTGCTGCAACAAAAACATTGGCAATGGAAGTTGGGAAGAAAAAAGTTACAGTAAATGCAGTTGCACCCGGTTTTATTAAAACAGATATGACAAAAGATTTTGATGAAAAAGAATTAAAAAAACTCATTCCATTGAAAAGATTTGGTGAGGTAGAAGAGGTTGCCGAGGTTGTTAGTTTTTTGGCTTCCGTAAAGGCTTCGTATATCACCGGTGAAATAATTTCTGTTAATGGAGGAATGCATAGTTAA